A part of Capsicum annuum cultivar UCD-10X-F1 chromosome 6, UCD10Xv1.1, whole genome shotgun sequence genomic DNA contains:
- the LOC107873031 gene encoding potassium channel KOR1-like isoform X1, which produces MNVAPKRNDSIIPSTATIVALQVTEKVEAADFEKLAKGLQIPSPLEIMDKALEKFRDDNAIAFRDKMMDLLKYMNRNRLGRDIRNQIKGHLLLQYESAYTDAVVLQDIPISIRAKISQNLYQSYIENVPLFKGCSSEFISQVVTRVPGEVIMEQGNVVDQLYFIRHGVLEEVGLAKDGSEETVSLLEPNSSFGDISIICNIPQPYTVRVCELCRLIHIDKQSFSNILEIYFHDGRRILSNLLQHLAASRGYEDITSFLIQEGVDINALDKFGNTPLLEAIKSRHDRVASLLVKEEALLSIENTGSFLCMAIAKGDSDLLQRLLSTGVDPNTKDYDQRTPLYVAATQGQYSMAKLFLGTGASVFSKDRWRNTPVDEARVSGNKQMISLLEKAKSAQLSEFPDVPHEISDKLWPRKYTVFPFHPWESKDLSKHGVFLWIPQTIEELVGIRSAYILTSVDPTCGHTGTMHVFEETLPHLLNIFNRLVQIANPSIDVADLIKLICKIFWSSIYVFDRELERLITATNAFPIVEFINIISSNVNRLQSLAYVNMSIQE; this is translated from the exons ATGAATGTTGCGCCTAAGAGAAATGATTCAATAATTCCATCAACAGCTACCATCGTGGCTCTTC AGGTAACAGAGAAAGTTGAGGCAGCAGACTTTGAGAAATTGGCTAAGGGGCTTCAAATTCCTTCTCCTCTTGAGATTATGGACAAAGCACTTGAGAAATTTAGGGATGACAATGCTATTGCGTTTAG GGATAAGATGATGGATCTATTGAAATATATGAACAGAAATCGACTTGGAAGGGACATTCGTAATCAAATAAAAGGTCATTTACTCTTACAATATGAAAGCGCTTACACTGATGCTGTTGTTCTCCAGGACATTCCAATCTCTATCCGTGCCAAG ATATCGCAGAATTTATATCAGTCTTACATAGAAAATGTACCTCTTTTTAAGGGCTGTTCCTCGGAATTCATAAGTCAAGTT GTAACTCGAGTCCCCGGAGAAGTGATAATGGAACAAGGCAATGTAGTAGACCAGCTTTATTTTATCCGTCATGGTGTTCTGG AGGAGGTCGGTCTAGCGAAGGATGGATCAGAAGAGACAGTGTCACTTCTCGAGCCTAACAGCTCATTCGGAGACATTTCCATCATTTGCAACATTCCTCAACCGTATACAGTTCGTGTTTGTGAACTATGCAGGCTCATACATATCGATAAACAGTCATTTTCGAATATTCTGGAGATTTATTTTCATGATGGACGAAGAATCTTGAGTAATTTACTACAG CATCTTGCAGCATCGAGAGGCTATGAAGACATAACTTCTTTTCTCATCCAAGAAGGCGTTGACATCAACGCTCTAG ATAAATTTGGCAACACGCCACTGCTTGAAGCAATCAAGAGTAGACATGATCGCGTTGCTTCACTTCTTGTTAAAGAAGAGGCTTTGTTGAGCATCGAAAATACTGGTAGCTTCCTGTGTATGGCGATAGCAAAGGGGGATTCAGATTTACTACAAAGACTATTGTCAACCGGTGTTGATCCGAACACCAAAGACTATGATCAACGAACGCCACTTTATGTTGCTGCTACTCAAGGACAATACTCAATGGCAAAGTTGTTTTTGGGAACTGGTGCTTCTGTTTTCTCAAAAGACAG ATggagaaatactccagttgatgAAGCTAGAGTAAGTGGAAACAAGCAAATGATTAGTCTTTTAGAAAAAGCAAAATCTGCTCAATTATCTGAATTCCCTGATGTTCCACATGAGATCTCAG ATAAACTGTGGCCGCGGAAATACACTGTGTTTCCTTTCCATCCATGGGAATCCAAAGATTTGAGTAAACATGGTGTCTTCTTGTGGATACCTCAGACGATTGAAGAGCTCGTGGGGATAAGGTCTGCATACATCTTAACCTCCGTAGATCCCACTTGTGGGCACACTGG AACAATGCACGTCTTTGAGGAAACTTTACCGCATCTTCTCAACATATTCAACAGACTTGTTCAGATAGCAAACCCATCAATTGATGTAGCAGACTTGATCAAACTCATTTGCAAAATATTCTGGTCATCCATTTAT GTGTTTGATCGTGAGCTCGAGAGACTGATCACAGCAACAAATGCATTCCCTATTGtagaatttataaatattatctCTAGCAATGTAAATAGACTACAATCACTAGCATATGTAAATATGAGCATCCAAGAGTAA
- the LOC107873031 gene encoding potassium channel KOR1-like isoform X2 gives MNVAPKRNDSIIPSTATIVALQVTEKVEAADFEKLAKGLQIPSPLEIMDKALEKFRDDNAIAFRDKMMDLLKYMNRNRLGRDIRNQIKGHLLLQYESAYTDAVVLQDIPISIRAKISQNLYQSYIENVPLFKGCSSEFISQVVTRVPGEVIMEQGNVVDQLYFIRHGVLEVGLAKDGSEETVSLLEPNSSFGDISIICNIPQPYTVRVCELCRLIHIDKQSFSNILEIYFHDGRRILSNLLQHLAASRGYEDITSFLIQEGVDINALDKFGNTPLLEAIKSRHDRVASLLVKEEALLSIENTGSFLCMAIAKGDSDLLQRLLSTGVDPNTKDYDQRTPLYVAATQGQYSMAKLFLGTGASVFSKDRWRNTPVDEARVSGNKQMISLLEKAKSAQLSEFPDVPHEISDKLWPRKYTVFPFHPWESKDLSKHGVFLWIPQTIEELVGIRSAYILTSVDPTCGHTGTMHVFEETLPHLLNIFNRLVQIANPSIDVADLIKLICKIFWSSIYVFDRELERLITATNAFPIVEFINIISSNVNRLQSLAYVNMSIQE, from the exons ATGAATGTTGCGCCTAAGAGAAATGATTCAATAATTCCATCAACAGCTACCATCGTGGCTCTTC AGGTAACAGAGAAAGTTGAGGCAGCAGACTTTGAGAAATTGGCTAAGGGGCTTCAAATTCCTTCTCCTCTTGAGATTATGGACAAAGCACTTGAGAAATTTAGGGATGACAATGCTATTGCGTTTAG GGATAAGATGATGGATCTATTGAAATATATGAACAGAAATCGACTTGGAAGGGACATTCGTAATCAAATAAAAGGTCATTTACTCTTACAATATGAAAGCGCTTACACTGATGCTGTTGTTCTCCAGGACATTCCAATCTCTATCCGTGCCAAG ATATCGCAGAATTTATATCAGTCTTACATAGAAAATGTACCTCTTTTTAAGGGCTGTTCCTCGGAATTCATAAGTCAAGTT GTAACTCGAGTCCCCGGAGAAGTGATAATGGAACAAGGCAATGTAGTAGACCAGCTTTATTTTATCCGTCATGGTGTTCTG GAGGTCGGTCTAGCGAAGGATGGATCAGAAGAGACAGTGTCACTTCTCGAGCCTAACAGCTCATTCGGAGACATTTCCATCATTTGCAACATTCCTCAACCGTATACAGTTCGTGTTTGTGAACTATGCAGGCTCATACATATCGATAAACAGTCATTTTCGAATATTCTGGAGATTTATTTTCATGATGGACGAAGAATCTTGAGTAATTTACTACAG CATCTTGCAGCATCGAGAGGCTATGAAGACATAACTTCTTTTCTCATCCAAGAAGGCGTTGACATCAACGCTCTAG ATAAATTTGGCAACACGCCACTGCTTGAAGCAATCAAGAGTAGACATGATCGCGTTGCTTCACTTCTTGTTAAAGAAGAGGCTTTGTTGAGCATCGAAAATACTGGTAGCTTCCTGTGTATGGCGATAGCAAAGGGGGATTCAGATTTACTACAAAGACTATTGTCAACCGGTGTTGATCCGAACACCAAAGACTATGATCAACGAACGCCACTTTATGTTGCTGCTACTCAAGGACAATACTCAATGGCAAAGTTGTTTTTGGGAACTGGTGCTTCTGTTTTCTCAAAAGACAG ATggagaaatactccagttgatgAAGCTAGAGTAAGTGGAAACAAGCAAATGATTAGTCTTTTAGAAAAAGCAAAATCTGCTCAATTATCTGAATTCCCTGATGTTCCACATGAGATCTCAG ATAAACTGTGGCCGCGGAAATACACTGTGTTTCCTTTCCATCCATGGGAATCCAAAGATTTGAGTAAACATGGTGTCTTCTTGTGGATACCTCAGACGATTGAAGAGCTCGTGGGGATAAGGTCTGCATACATCTTAACCTCCGTAGATCCCACTTGTGGGCACACTGG AACAATGCACGTCTTTGAGGAAACTTTACCGCATCTTCTCAACATATTCAACAGACTTGTTCAGATAGCAAACCCATCAATTGATGTAGCAGACTTGATCAAACTCATTTGCAAAATATTCTGGTCATCCATTTAT GTGTTTGATCGTGAGCTCGAGAGACTGATCACAGCAACAAATGCATTCCCTATTGtagaatttataaatattatctCTAGCAATGTAAATAGACTACAATCACTAGCATATGTAAATATGAGCATCCAAGAGTAA
- the LOC107873031 gene encoding potassium channel KOR1-like isoform X7 yields MNVAPKRNDSIIPSTATIVALQVTEKVEAADFEKLAKGLQIPSPLEIMDKALEKFRDDNAIAFRDKMMDLLKYMNRNRLGRDIRNQIKGHLLLQYESAYTDAVVLQDIPISIRAKISQNLYQSYIENVPLFKGCSSEFISQVVTRVPGEVIMEQGNVVDQLYFIRHGVLEEVGLAKDGSEETVSLLEPNSSFGDISIICNIPQPYTVRVCELCRLIHIDKQSFSNILEIYFHDGRRILSNLLQHLAASRGYEDITSFLIQEGVDINALDKFGNTPLLEAIKSRHDRVASLLVKEEALLSIENTGSFLCMAIAKGDSDLLQRLLSTGVDPNTKDYDQRTPLYVAATQGQYSMAKLFLGTGASVFSKDRWRNTPVDEARVSGNKQMISLLEKAKSAQLSEFPDVPHEISDKLWPRKYTVFPFHPWESKDLSKHGVFLWIPQTIEELVGIRSAYILTSVDPTCGHTGCLIVSSRD; encoded by the exons ATGAATGTTGCGCCTAAGAGAAATGATTCAATAATTCCATCAACAGCTACCATCGTGGCTCTTC AGGTAACAGAGAAAGTTGAGGCAGCAGACTTTGAGAAATTGGCTAAGGGGCTTCAAATTCCTTCTCCTCTTGAGATTATGGACAAAGCACTTGAGAAATTTAGGGATGACAATGCTATTGCGTTTAG GGATAAGATGATGGATCTATTGAAATATATGAACAGAAATCGACTTGGAAGGGACATTCGTAATCAAATAAAAGGTCATTTACTCTTACAATATGAAAGCGCTTACACTGATGCTGTTGTTCTCCAGGACATTCCAATCTCTATCCGTGCCAAG ATATCGCAGAATTTATATCAGTCTTACATAGAAAATGTACCTCTTTTTAAGGGCTGTTCCTCGGAATTCATAAGTCAAGTT GTAACTCGAGTCCCCGGAGAAGTGATAATGGAACAAGGCAATGTAGTAGACCAGCTTTATTTTATCCGTCATGGTGTTCTGG AGGAGGTCGGTCTAGCGAAGGATGGATCAGAAGAGACAGTGTCACTTCTCGAGCCTAACAGCTCATTCGGAGACATTTCCATCATTTGCAACATTCCTCAACCGTATACAGTTCGTGTTTGTGAACTATGCAGGCTCATACATATCGATAAACAGTCATTTTCGAATATTCTGGAGATTTATTTTCATGATGGACGAAGAATCTTGAGTAATTTACTACAG CATCTTGCAGCATCGAGAGGCTATGAAGACATAACTTCTTTTCTCATCCAAGAAGGCGTTGACATCAACGCTCTAG ATAAATTTGGCAACACGCCACTGCTTGAAGCAATCAAGAGTAGACATGATCGCGTTGCTTCACTTCTTGTTAAAGAAGAGGCTTTGTTGAGCATCGAAAATACTGGTAGCTTCCTGTGTATGGCGATAGCAAAGGGGGATTCAGATTTACTACAAAGACTATTGTCAACCGGTGTTGATCCGAACACCAAAGACTATGATCAACGAACGCCACTTTATGTTGCTGCTACTCAAGGACAATACTCAATGGCAAAGTTGTTTTTGGGAACTGGTGCTTCTGTTTTCTCAAAAGACAG ATggagaaatactccagttgatgAAGCTAGAGTAAGTGGAAACAAGCAAATGATTAGTCTTTTAGAAAAAGCAAAATCTGCTCAATTATCTGAATTCCCTGATGTTCCACATGAGATCTCAG ATAAACTGTGGCCGCGGAAATACACTGTGTTTCCTTTCCATCCATGGGAATCCAAAGATTTGAGTAAACATGGTGTCTTCTTGTGGATACCTCAGACGATTGAAGAGCTCGTGGGGATAAGGTCTGCATACATCTTAACCTCCGTAGATCCCACTTGTGGGCACACTGG GTGTTTGATCGTGAGCTCGAGAGACTGA
- the LOC107873031 gene encoding potassium channel KOR1-like isoform X6 has protein sequence MNVAPKRNDSIIPSTATIVALQVTEKVEAADFEKLAKGLQIPSPLEIMDKALEKFRDDNAIAFRDKMMDLLKYMNRNRLGRDIRNQIKGHLLLQYESAYTDAVVLQDIPISIRAKISQNLYQSYIENVPLFKGCSSEFISQVVTRVPGEVIMEQGNVVDQLYFIRHGVLEEVGLAKDGSEETVSLLEPNSSFGDISIICNIPQPYTVRVCELCRLIHIDKQSFSNILEIYFHDGRRILSNLLQHLAASRGYEDITSFLIQEGVDINALDKFGNTPLLEAIKSRHDRVASLLVKEEALLSIENTGSFLCMAIAKGDSDLLQRLLSTGVDPNTKDYDQRTPLYVAATQGQYSMAKLFLGTGASVFSKDRWRNTPVDEARVSGNKQMISLLEKAKSAQLSEFPDVPHEISDKLWPRKYTVFPFHPWESKDLSKHGVFLWIPQTIEELVGIRSAYILTSVDPTCGHTGLMLMAFSFGFHHMGFKFVSIYGCQWYEYFTIMQLLSQ, from the exons ATGAATGTTGCGCCTAAGAGAAATGATTCAATAATTCCATCAACAGCTACCATCGTGGCTCTTC AGGTAACAGAGAAAGTTGAGGCAGCAGACTTTGAGAAATTGGCTAAGGGGCTTCAAATTCCTTCTCCTCTTGAGATTATGGACAAAGCACTTGAGAAATTTAGGGATGACAATGCTATTGCGTTTAG GGATAAGATGATGGATCTATTGAAATATATGAACAGAAATCGACTTGGAAGGGACATTCGTAATCAAATAAAAGGTCATTTACTCTTACAATATGAAAGCGCTTACACTGATGCTGTTGTTCTCCAGGACATTCCAATCTCTATCCGTGCCAAG ATATCGCAGAATTTATATCAGTCTTACATAGAAAATGTACCTCTTTTTAAGGGCTGTTCCTCGGAATTCATAAGTCAAGTT GTAACTCGAGTCCCCGGAGAAGTGATAATGGAACAAGGCAATGTAGTAGACCAGCTTTATTTTATCCGTCATGGTGTTCTGG AGGAGGTCGGTCTAGCGAAGGATGGATCAGAAGAGACAGTGTCACTTCTCGAGCCTAACAGCTCATTCGGAGACATTTCCATCATTTGCAACATTCCTCAACCGTATACAGTTCGTGTTTGTGAACTATGCAGGCTCATACATATCGATAAACAGTCATTTTCGAATATTCTGGAGATTTATTTTCATGATGGACGAAGAATCTTGAGTAATTTACTACAG CATCTTGCAGCATCGAGAGGCTATGAAGACATAACTTCTTTTCTCATCCAAGAAGGCGTTGACATCAACGCTCTAG ATAAATTTGGCAACACGCCACTGCTTGAAGCAATCAAGAGTAGACATGATCGCGTTGCTTCACTTCTTGTTAAAGAAGAGGCTTTGTTGAGCATCGAAAATACTGGTAGCTTCCTGTGTATGGCGATAGCAAAGGGGGATTCAGATTTACTACAAAGACTATTGTCAACCGGTGTTGATCCGAACACCAAAGACTATGATCAACGAACGCCACTTTATGTTGCTGCTACTCAAGGACAATACTCAATGGCAAAGTTGTTTTTGGGAACTGGTGCTTCTGTTTTCTCAAAAGACAG ATggagaaatactccagttgatgAAGCTAGAGTAAGTGGAAACAAGCAAATGATTAGTCTTTTAGAAAAAGCAAAATCTGCTCAATTATCTGAATTCCCTGATGTTCCACATGAGATCTCAG ATAAACTGTGGCCGCGGAAATACACTGTGTTTCCTTTCCATCCATGGGAATCCAAAGATTTGAGTAAACATGGTGTCTTCTTGTGGATACCTCAGACGATTGAAGAGCTCGTGGGGATAAGGTCTGCATACATCTTAACCTCCGTAGATCCCACTTGTGGGCACACTGG GCTGATGCTTATGGCTTTTTCATTTGGTTTTCATCATATGGGGTTTAAGTTTGTTAGCATATATGGGTGTCAATGGTATGAGTATTTCACAATAATGCAGCTTCTTAGCCAATAG
- the LOC107873031 gene encoding potassium channel KOR1-like isoform X5: protein MTMLLRLALIVKGSKTERYRDKMMDLLKYMNRNRLGRDIRNQIKGHLLLQYESAYTDAVVLQDIPISIRAKISQNLYQSYIENVPLFKGCSSEFISQVVTRVPGEVIMEQGNVVDQLYFIRHGVLEVGLAKDGSEETVSLLEPNSSFGDISIICNIPQPYTVRVCELCRLIHIDKQSFSNILEIYFHDGRRILSNLLQHLAASRGYEDITSFLIQEGVDINALDKFGNTPLLEAIKSRHDRVASLLVKEEALLSIENTGSFLCMAIAKGDSDLLQRLLSTGVDPNTKDYDQRTPLYVAATQGQYSMAKLFLGTGASVFSKDRWRNTPVDEARVSGNKQMISLLEKAKSAQLSEFPDVPHEISDKLWPRKYTVFPFHPWESKDLSKHGVFLWIPQTIEELVGIRSAYILTSVDPTCGHTGTMHVFEETLPHLLNIFNRLVQIANPSIDVADLIKLICKIFWSSIYVFDRELERLITATNAFPIVEFINIISSNVNRLQSLAYVNMSIQE from the exons ATGACAATGCTATTGCGTTTAG CTCTAATCGTAAAAGGATCAAAAACTGAACGATACAGGGATAAGATGATGGATCTATTGAAATATATGAACAGAAATCGACTTGGAAGGGACATTCGTAATCAAATAAAAGGTCATTTACTCTTACAATATGAAAGCGCTTACACTGATGCTGTTGTTCTCCAGGACATTCCAATCTCTATCCGTGCCAAG ATATCGCAGAATTTATATCAGTCTTACATAGAAAATGTACCTCTTTTTAAGGGCTGTTCCTCGGAATTCATAAGTCAAGTT GTAACTCGAGTCCCCGGAGAAGTGATAATGGAACAAGGCAATGTAGTAGACCAGCTTTATTTTATCCGTCATGGTGTTCTG GAGGTCGGTCTAGCGAAGGATGGATCAGAAGAGACAGTGTCACTTCTCGAGCCTAACAGCTCATTCGGAGACATTTCCATCATTTGCAACATTCCTCAACCGTATACAGTTCGTGTTTGTGAACTATGCAGGCTCATACATATCGATAAACAGTCATTTTCGAATATTCTGGAGATTTATTTTCATGATGGACGAAGAATCTTGAGTAATTTACTACAG CATCTTGCAGCATCGAGAGGCTATGAAGACATAACTTCTTTTCTCATCCAAGAAGGCGTTGACATCAACGCTCTAG ATAAATTTGGCAACACGCCACTGCTTGAAGCAATCAAGAGTAGACATGATCGCGTTGCTTCACTTCTTGTTAAAGAAGAGGCTTTGTTGAGCATCGAAAATACTGGTAGCTTCCTGTGTATGGCGATAGCAAAGGGGGATTCAGATTTACTACAAAGACTATTGTCAACCGGTGTTGATCCGAACACCAAAGACTATGATCAACGAACGCCACTTTATGTTGCTGCTACTCAAGGACAATACTCAATGGCAAAGTTGTTTTTGGGAACTGGTGCTTCTGTTTTCTCAAAAGACAG ATggagaaatactccagttgatgAAGCTAGAGTAAGTGGAAACAAGCAAATGATTAGTCTTTTAGAAAAAGCAAAATCTGCTCAATTATCTGAATTCCCTGATGTTCCACATGAGATCTCAG ATAAACTGTGGCCGCGGAAATACACTGTGTTTCCTTTCCATCCATGGGAATCCAAAGATTTGAGTAAACATGGTGTCTTCTTGTGGATACCTCAGACGATTGAAGAGCTCGTGGGGATAAGGTCTGCATACATCTTAACCTCCGTAGATCCCACTTGTGGGCACACTGG AACAATGCACGTCTTTGAGGAAACTTTACCGCATCTTCTCAACATATTCAACAGACTTGTTCAGATAGCAAACCCATCAATTGATGTAGCAGACTTGATCAAACTCATTTGCAAAATATTCTGGTCATCCATTTAT GTGTTTGATCGTGAGCTCGAGAGACTGATCACAGCAACAAATGCATTCCCTATTGtagaatttataaatattatctCTAGCAATGTAAATAGACTACAATCACTAGCATATGTAAATATGAGCATCCAAGAGTAA
- the LOC107873031 gene encoding potassium channel KOR1-like isoform X3, whose amino-acid sequence MNVAPKRNDSIIPSTATIVALQVTEKVEAADFEKLAKGLQIPSPLEIMDKALEKFRDDNAIAFRDKMMDLLKYMNRNRLGRDIRNQIKGHLLLQYESAYTDAVVLQDIPISIRAKISQNLYQSYIENVPLFKGCSSEFISQVVTRVPGEVIMEQGNVVDQLYFIRHGVLEEVGLAKDGSEETVSLLEPNSSFGDISIICNIPQPYTVRVCELCRLIHIDKQSFSNILEIYFHDGRRILSNLLQHLAASRGYEDITSFLIQEGVDINALDKFGNTPLLEAIKSRHDRVASLLVKEEALLSIENTGSFLCMAIAKGDSDLLQRLLSTGVDPNTKDYDQRTPLYVAATQGQYSMAKLFLGTGASVFSKDRWRNTPVDEARVSGNKQMISLLEKAKSAQLSEFPDVPHEISDKLWPRKYTVFPFHPWESKDLSKHGVFLWIPQTIEELVGIRSAYILTSVDPTCGHTGLVQIANPSIDVADLIKLICKIFWSSIYVFDRELERLITATNAFPIVEFINIISSNVNRLQSLAYVNMSIQE is encoded by the exons ATGAATGTTGCGCCTAAGAGAAATGATTCAATAATTCCATCAACAGCTACCATCGTGGCTCTTC AGGTAACAGAGAAAGTTGAGGCAGCAGACTTTGAGAAATTGGCTAAGGGGCTTCAAATTCCTTCTCCTCTTGAGATTATGGACAAAGCACTTGAGAAATTTAGGGATGACAATGCTATTGCGTTTAG GGATAAGATGATGGATCTATTGAAATATATGAACAGAAATCGACTTGGAAGGGACATTCGTAATCAAATAAAAGGTCATTTACTCTTACAATATGAAAGCGCTTACACTGATGCTGTTGTTCTCCAGGACATTCCAATCTCTATCCGTGCCAAG ATATCGCAGAATTTATATCAGTCTTACATAGAAAATGTACCTCTTTTTAAGGGCTGTTCCTCGGAATTCATAAGTCAAGTT GTAACTCGAGTCCCCGGAGAAGTGATAATGGAACAAGGCAATGTAGTAGACCAGCTTTATTTTATCCGTCATGGTGTTCTGG AGGAGGTCGGTCTAGCGAAGGATGGATCAGAAGAGACAGTGTCACTTCTCGAGCCTAACAGCTCATTCGGAGACATTTCCATCATTTGCAACATTCCTCAACCGTATACAGTTCGTGTTTGTGAACTATGCAGGCTCATACATATCGATAAACAGTCATTTTCGAATATTCTGGAGATTTATTTTCATGATGGACGAAGAATCTTGAGTAATTTACTACAG CATCTTGCAGCATCGAGAGGCTATGAAGACATAACTTCTTTTCTCATCCAAGAAGGCGTTGACATCAACGCTCTAG ATAAATTTGGCAACACGCCACTGCTTGAAGCAATCAAGAGTAGACATGATCGCGTTGCTTCACTTCTTGTTAAAGAAGAGGCTTTGTTGAGCATCGAAAATACTGGTAGCTTCCTGTGTATGGCGATAGCAAAGGGGGATTCAGATTTACTACAAAGACTATTGTCAACCGGTGTTGATCCGAACACCAAAGACTATGATCAACGAACGCCACTTTATGTTGCTGCTACTCAAGGACAATACTCAATGGCAAAGTTGTTTTTGGGAACTGGTGCTTCTGTTTTCTCAAAAGACAG ATggagaaatactccagttgatgAAGCTAGAGTAAGTGGAAACAAGCAAATGATTAGTCTTTTAGAAAAAGCAAAATCTGCTCAATTATCTGAATTCCCTGATGTTCCACATGAGATCTCAG ATAAACTGTGGCCGCGGAAATACACTGTGTTTCCTTTCCATCCATGGGAATCCAAAGATTTGAGTAAACATGGTGTCTTCTTGTGGATACCTCAGACGATTGAAGAGCTCGTGGGGATAAGGTCTGCATACATCTTAACCTCCGTAGATCCCACTTGTGGGCACACTGG ACTTGTTCAGATAGCAAACCCATCAATTGATGTAGCAGACTTGATCAAACTCATTTGCAAAATATTCTGGTCATCCATTTAT GTGTTTGATCGTGAGCTCGAGAGACTGATCACAGCAACAAATGCATTCCCTATTGtagaatttataaatattatctCTAGCAATGTAAATAGACTACAATCACTAGCATATGTAAATATGAGCATCCAAGAGTAA